A single Neospora caninum Liverpool complete genome, chromosome VIIb DNA region contains:
- a CDS encoding putative apical membrane antigen 1 — MICSIMGSWRRERPARPSDQQWITEWRQIGIVGVAILLVLVAESSLLATGINPKTRSGGSQTLSASTPQNPFQTPELKAFLERYNVTLHHQSGVNVDLGQDKEVDGKLYREAAGLCPVWGKYIQLHQPNRPPYKNNFLEDIPTEAEYQKSGNPLPGGFNMNFVTPAGQRISPYPMELLEKSSKIKASTELGKCAEFAYKTTAMDKSNQATQYRYPFVYDSKRRLCYILSVSMQRMEGSKYCSTNDDPVNLTWYCFEPQKSPTANHNLIFGSAYVGKDPDAFLTKCPNQALKGYRFGHWTNGRCHDYTELADSWIEAVDSKAQCWVKTFTNDEVASDQPRTYPLTSQHSWNDWWPVHEKDQPHSGGDGRNYGFFYFDSNGKGKCALSHKAPDCLVSDSKAVSYTALGSLSEETPDIIIPSNPSVNPSTPDEALQCRSSEFPETFGSCDVQACKRQKTSCVGGQIQSTSVDCTAEEQNDCGSNTALIAGMAIGGVLIMGLLAGSGYYYSKRLNTNQGVPAVDHDHEFQTQRNAQKKRPSDLMQEAEPSFWDEAEENIDQSGETQVLVEGDY; from the exons ATGATCTGCTCAATCATGGGAAGctggcggcgagagaggccggcGCGGCCATCAGATCAACAATGGATTACAGAGTGGAGACAAATTGGGATCGTGGGTGTAGCAATTTTGCTGGTTCTTGTGGCAGAAAGCAGTTTGCTCGCAACCGGAATTAACCCGAAGACTAGGTCCGGCGGATCGCAGACTTTGAGTGCTAGCACTCCACAGAATCCCTTCCAAACCCCAGAGCTGAAAGCCTTCCTAGAGAGATACAACGTAACCCTTCACCACC AATCTGGTGTTAACGTCGACCTTGGCCAGGACAAGGAAGTTGATGGCAAATTATATCGGGAGGCTGCGGGGTTGTGCCCCGTGTGGGGAAAGTACATTCAACTTCATCAGCCGAACCGTCCTCCATACAAGAACAACTTCTTGGAAGACATTCCGACTGAAGCGGAATACCAGAAGTCAGGAAATCCGTTGCCCGGAGGGTTCAACATGAATTTCGTGACGCCTGCCGGTCAACGAATTTCACCATATCCGATGGAACTTCTTGAAAAAAGTAGCAAAA TCAAGGCGAGTACAGAGCTTGGGAAGTGCGCCGAATTCGCCTACAAGACGACTGCTATGGATAAAAGCAATCAGGCGACTCAGTACCGCTATCCATTTGTGTATGACTCTAAGCGGCGGCTGTGTTACATCCTTTCCGTATCGATGCAGCGAATGGAGGGCAGTAAGTACTGTTCTACCAACGATGACCCGGTTAATCTCACATGGTATTGCTTCGAGCCCCAAAAGAGTCCTACGGCGAATCATAATCTCATCTTCGGATCGGCCTACGTTGGAAAAGACCCAGATGCGTTCCTCACTAAATGCC CAAACCAAGCTCTTAAGGGGTACAGATTCGGTCATTGGACAAACGGTCGGTGCCACGATTACACTGAGCTGGCCGACTCGTGGATAGAAGCTGTGGATTCAAAGGCACAGTGCTGGGTCAAAACATTTACAAATGATGAGGTTGCCAGTGACCAACCCCGGACGTATCCACTGACATCGCAACATTCGTGGAACGATTGGTGGCCTGTCCACGAAAAGGATCAACCTCACTCAG GTGGCGACGGGCGTAATTACGGTTTTTTTTATTTTGACAGCAACGGAAAGGGCAAGTGTGCGCTCTCTCACAAAGCACCCGACTGCCTGGTTTCGGATTCTAAGGCCGTGTCCTATACAGCACTGGGGAGTTTGTCCGAAGAGACGCCTGATATAATCATTCCGTCAAATCCATCTGTCAATCCTTCCACACCCGATGAGGCACTACAGTGTAGGAGCTCGGAGTTCCCCGAGACGTTCGGTTCCTGTGACGTTCAAGCTTgcaaaagacagaaaacatCTTGCGTTGGTGGGCAAATTCAAAGTACAAGCGTCGACTGCACCGCCGAGGAACAAAACGATT GCGGCTCTAATACGGCATTGATTGCCGGGATGGCTATAGGAGGCGTTCTCATCAtgggccttctcgccggaAGTGGCTACTACTACTCTAAGAG ACTGAACACAAACCAAGGCGTCCCTGCAGTTGATCATGACCATGAGTTTCAAACGCAGAGAAATGCTCAGAAAAAGCGGCCAAGCGACCTCATGCAAGAAGCAGAACCGTCGTTTTGGGATG aggcagaggagaacaTTGACcaaagcggagaaacgcaAGTTCTGGTCGAGGGCGATTATTAG